From Triticum aestivum cultivar Chinese Spring chromosome 4A, IWGSC CS RefSeq v2.1, whole genome shotgun sequence, a single genomic window includes:
- the LOC123086118 gene encoding SEC12-like protein 2 isoform X2 produces MSWIRTRPRPRPPHLRPPWWHLVEAEARAGAACPTRWSSPPSTPALQGRLQRSHPSPLGTEEQVPYRMAVHPRGDGVLCAFPNGCRLVRWESPEGDDQHSLVLRSDQEALVKLNDVGLQLAVSFSGEGSILATGGEDGHLRVFKWPGMETVIEEPNAKTSVKDLSFSSDEMFLVVNRSSGPSRVWDLKSSEALANLPREQGEIFGFCRFSTKSDNSQILFVTAMQGDYGKIISWNTSSWTRIGSKKVTRDVISAFSVSPDGTLLAIGNIEGSISVLGSRDMRVVLTVKKAHLGIVTTLVFSQDSRALLSTSFDSTARVTSTESPKSDGISLWSMVLAIILGILVYYYMQHKEDLLAMLPQ; encoded by the exons ATGTCGTGGATACGGACGCGTCCCCGGCCCCGTCCTCCCCACCTCCGCCCCCCATGGTGGCACTTGGTGGAGGCGGAGGCGAGGGCCGGAGCGGCGTGCCCAACGCGCTggtcgtcgccgccctcgaccccgGCGCTGCAGGGGCGCCTCCAGCGCTCTCACCCGAGCCC GCTGGGGACAGAGGAGCAGGTACCATACAGGATGGCCGTACACCCCCGCGGCGATGGCGTCCTCTGCGCCTTCCCCAACGGCTGCAG GTTGGTGCGGTGGGAATCACCAGAAGGAGATGATCAACATAGCCTAGTTTTGAGATCTGACCAGGAGGCTCTAGTGAAGCTAAATGATGTTGGTTTACAGTTGGCTGTGTCATTCAGCGGAGAGGGCTCAATACTTGCCACCGGTGGCGAG GATGGACATTTGAGGGTCTTCAAATGGCCTGGCATGGAAACCGTTATTGAAGAACCTAATGCTAAAACATCTGTTAAGGATCTTAGTTTCAG TTCCGATGAGATGTTTCTAGTTGTGAACAGGAGCAGTGGCCCATCTAGAGTGTGGGATTTAAAGTCATCTGAAGCTTTGGCTAATCTGCCGAGAGAACAA GGAGAAATATTTGGCTTCTGCCGATTTTCTACTAAGTCTGACAATAGTCAGATTCTCTTTGTTACAGCAATGCAAG GTGATTACGGGAAAATAATATCTTGGAATACCTCCTCATGGACAAGAATTGGATCAAAGAAAGTAACTCGTGATGTGATTTCAGCTTTTTCAGTCTCGCCTGATGGTACACTTCTAGCAAT TGGAAATATTGAGGGAAGCATCAGTGTTCTAGGTTCAAGAGACATGCGAGTGGTTCTAACAGTTAAAAAGGCGCATCTTGGCATTGTTACTACGTTAGTGTTTTCTCAAGATTCAAG GGCCTTGCTGTCGACTTCCTTTGACTCAACCGCAAGGGTGACATCGACTGAATCACCCAAGAGTGATG GTATAAGCCTCTGGTCCATGGTACTAGCTATTATACTCGGAATTTTGGTATATTACTATATGCAGCACAAAGAAGATCTCTTAGCAATGTTGCCACAATGA
- the LOC123086118 gene encoding SEC12-like protein 2 isoform X1 yields the protein MILAPPLSGDHRPPPATATPSLSCDRAARRRSDLRLPDLLRLLAPTRTHHQALPIRRRCRGYGRVPGPVLPTSAPHGGTWWRRRRGPERRAQRAGRRRPRPRRCRGASSALTRALFRLGTEEQVPYRMAVHPRGDGVLCAFPNGCRLVRWESPEGDDQHSLVLRSDQEALVKLNDVGLQLAVSFSGEGSILATGGEDGHLRVFKWPGMETVIEEPNAKTSVKDLSFSSDEMFLVVNRSSGPSRVWDLKSSEALANLPREQGEIFGFCRFSTKSDNSQILFVTAMQGDYGKIISWNTSSWTRIGSKKVTRDVISAFSVSPDGTLLAIGNIEGSISVLGSRDMRVVLTVKKAHLGIVTTLVFSQDSRALLSTSFDSTARVTSTESPKSDGISLWSMVLAIILGILVYYYMQHKEDLLAMLPQ from the exons ATG ATCCTGGCACCGCCACTGTCCGGCGACCACcgaccacctccggccaccgctaCTCCTTCCCTCTCCTGTGATCGCGCCGCGCGCCGGCGGTCAGACCTACGGCTTCCCGATCTACTGCGCCTCCTGGCTCCCACTCGCACACATCATCAAGCCCTCCCCATCCGCCGACGATGTCGTGGATACGGACGCGTCCCCGGCCCCGTCCTCCCCACCTCCGCCCCCCATGGTGGCACTTGGTGGAGGCGGAGGCGAGGGCCGGAGCGGCGTGCCCAACGCGCTggtcgtcgccgccctcgaccccgGCGCTGCAGGGGCGCCTCCAGCGCTCTCACCCGAGCCC TGTTTAGGCTGGGGACAGAGGAGCAGGTACCATACAGGATGGCCGTACACCCCCGCGGCGATGGCGTCCTCTGCGCCTTCCCCAACGGCTGCAG GTTGGTGCGGTGGGAATCACCAGAAGGAGATGATCAACATAGCCTAGTTTTGAGATCTGACCAGGAGGCTCTAGTGAAGCTAAATGATGTTGGTTTACAGTTGGCTGTGTCATTCAGCGGAGAGGGCTCAATACTTGCCACCGGTGGCGAG GATGGACATTTGAGGGTCTTCAAATGGCCTGGCATGGAAACCGTTATTGAAGAACCTAATGCTAAAACATCTGTTAAGGATCTTAGTTTCAG TTCCGATGAGATGTTTCTAGTTGTGAACAGGAGCAGTGGCCCATCTAGAGTGTGGGATTTAAAGTCATCTGAAGCTTTGGCTAATCTGCCGAGAGAACAA GGAGAAATATTTGGCTTCTGCCGATTTTCTACTAAGTCTGACAATAGTCAGATTCTCTTTGTTACAGCAATGCAAG GTGATTACGGGAAAATAATATCTTGGAATACCTCCTCATGGACAAGAATTGGATCAAAGAAAGTAACTCGTGATGTGATTTCAGCTTTTTCAGTCTCGCCTGATGGTACACTTCTAGCAAT TGGAAATATTGAGGGAAGCATCAGTGTTCTAGGTTCAAGAGACATGCGAGTGGTTCTAACAGTTAAAAAGGCGCATCTTGGCATTGTTACTACGTTAGTGTTTTCTCAAGATTCAAG GGCCTTGCTGTCGACTTCCTTTGACTCAACCGCAAGGGTGACATCGACTGAATCACCCAAGAGTGATG GTATAAGCCTCTGGTCCATGGTACTAGCTATTATACTCGGAATTTTGGTATATTACTATATGCAGCACAAAGAAGATCTCTTAGCAATGTTGCCACAATGA